A window of the Streptomyces albireticuli genome harbors these coding sequences:
- the purB gene encoding adenylosuccinate lyase has product MIPRYARPEMARLWTDEAKYASWVRVEVLACEAQARLGTMPEADLAAVRAARVPTPEEVREQERTRDHEILAFLAAYTAGIPDDAARWVHYGMTSYDLVDTALGHTLAAATDLLLAAAGRLRDVLASRAVEHWDTVCVARTHGIHAEPTTFGQKLAGFAFGVQRSVVRLRAARAAVAVGTVSGPVGTYASVDPFVESYVCEALGLGVEPVPTQVVARDRHAELLGAVAVLGAVVEQIALEMRLLQRTEVREVEEPRSSAYQGSSAMPHKRNPTSSERLCGLARVLRANLGAALENVALWHERDLAHSSVERVVLPDSLIAAHYQVTAAAELVEGLRVFPDRMRANLDNTDGLIHSSTVMLRLMADGAEREKAYRSVQDAATETWETGRHLRETLRDRGIVTDEDAYDPTRFLRSRDAMRRRLEELLHVEM; this is encoded by the coding sequence GTGATCCCCCGGTACGCCCGCCCCGAGATGGCCCGGCTGTGGACCGACGAGGCGAAATACGCCTCGTGGGTCCGGGTCGAGGTGCTCGCCTGCGAGGCGCAGGCGCGGCTGGGCACGATGCCGGAGGCGGATCTCGCCGCCGTCCGCGCCGCCCGGGTGCCCACCCCCGAGGAGGTGCGCGAGCAGGAGCGCACCCGCGACCACGAGATCCTCGCCTTCCTCGCCGCGTACACCGCCGGCATCCCCGACGACGCGGCCCGCTGGGTCCACTACGGCATGACCAGCTACGACCTGGTGGACACCGCGCTCGGCCACACCCTCGCCGCCGCCACCGACCTGCTGCTCGCGGCCGCGGGGCGGCTGCGGGACGTCCTGGCGTCGCGGGCGGTCGAGCACTGGGACACTGTCTGTGTGGCCCGCACCCACGGCATCCACGCCGAGCCGACGACCTTCGGGCAGAAGCTGGCCGGATTCGCGTTCGGCGTCCAGCGGTCCGTCGTCCGGCTGCGGGCGGCCCGCGCCGCGGTGGCGGTCGGTACCGTCTCCGGCCCGGTCGGGACGTACGCGAGCGTGGACCCGTTCGTCGAGAGTTATGTGTGCGAGGCGCTCGGACTGGGCGTCGAGCCGGTGCCCACCCAGGTGGTGGCCCGCGACCGGCACGCCGAACTGCTCGGTGCCGTGGCCGTCCTGGGCGCCGTCGTCGAGCAGATCGCCCTGGAGATGCGGCTCCTCCAGCGCACGGAGGTCCGCGAGGTCGAGGAGCCGCGCTCCAGCGCGTACCAGGGCTCCAGCGCCATGCCGCACAAGCGCAACCCCACCTCCAGCGAGCGGCTGTGCGGGCTGGCCCGGGTGCTGCGCGCCAACCTCGGCGCCGCCCTGGAGAACGTCGCGCTGTGGCACGAGCGGGACCTCGCCCACTCCTCGGTCGAGCGCGTGGTGCTGCCCGACAGCCTCATCGCCGCGCACTACCAGGTGACCGCCGCCGCCGAACTCGTCGAAGGCCTGCGCGTCTTCCCCGACCGGATGCGCGCCAACCTCGACAACACCGACGGCCTGATCCACAGTTCGACCGTGATGCTCCGGCTGATGGCCGACGGCGCCGAGCGGGAGAAGGCCTACCGCTCGGTCCAGGACGCGGCCACCGAGACCTGGGAGACCGGCCGGCACCTGCGCGAGACCCTGCGCGACCGTGGCATCGTCACGGACGAGGACGCCTACGACCCCACCCGCTTCCTGCGCTCGCGGGACGCCATGCGGCGACGACTGGAGGAACTGCTCCATGTGGAAATGTGA
- a CDS encoding class I SAM-dependent methyltransferase — translation MTALDYNQLAAEYARHRRPYPGLVEFLAELAGVNGDSNVLEMGCGTANHLAALQRLTGARALGVDPFPEMLKAAAGHEAELELRTGRAEEIDGLGLPEASFDLIFSVDMIHYVREPARYFEGALRALKPGGVLCTATDSEEIIRTRVPVARYFPSTVEVELGRHHAIDDLLAALRSAGFTDGRRRVFESTYELTDVTKYREKAFSSLHLIPDEEFESGVTALAARLAEGPILANNRTCAVLARRPE, via the coding sequence GTGACCGCATTGGACTACAACCAGCTCGCCGCCGAGTACGCCCGGCACCGCCGCCCGTACCCCGGGCTGGTGGAATTCCTGGCCGAACTCGCCGGTGTGAACGGCGACTCGAACGTCCTCGAGATGGGGTGCGGCACCGCCAACCACCTGGCCGCGCTCCAGCGGCTCACCGGCGCCCGCGCGCTGGGCGTCGACCCCTTCCCCGAGATGCTCAAGGCCGCCGCCGGCCACGAGGCCGAGCTCGAACTGCGCACCGGACGCGCTGAGGAGATCGACGGACTCGGCCTCCCCGAGGCGTCCTTCGACCTGATCTTCTCGGTCGACATGATCCACTACGTCCGTGAGCCCGCCCGCTACTTCGAGGGCGCGCTGCGGGCGCTCAAGCCGGGCGGCGTGCTGTGCACCGCCACCGACTCGGAGGAGATCATCCGCACCCGGGTGCCGGTGGCGCGGTACTTCCCGTCCACCGTCGAGGTCGAACTCGGCCGCCACCACGCCATCGACGACCTGCTGGCCGCGCTGCGGTCCGCCGGGTTCACCGACGGGCGGCGGCGCGTGTTCGAGAGCACCTACGAGCTGACCGACGTCACCAAGTACCGCGAGAAGGCGTTCTCCTCCCTCCACCTCATCCCGGACGAGGAGTTCGAGTCGGGCGTCACCGCGCTGGCCGCCCGGCTCGCCGAGGGGCCGATCCTGGCCAACAACCGCACCTGCGCCGTCCTGGCGCGGAGGCCCGAGTGA
- a CDS encoding phosphotransferase, producing the protein MSELLTESARPATAAELADLYAALDGRGLVPDTVVPSVVVVEVPGHDSLVPRLTERLGPFGVRVVALEAAAPTGPGAGRGPGRAAHGTYFLGGELHGWYLEPPAPAALTGTQGAQGTDSTDSTDSTDSTDQAEPIASAVIAARLRSWAAATRPVPTVTRFHRPGSDSTGVVQFDAGDGPGTELVAKIGEAGMIRSETGFTSRTNDSLGGIGRDPLFPRLHGVRIEGHQGISIMEAAESADLEQRLFSDEARTELAPDAPGILAPYLGQLARWYRLTAGDQRPTSADYLYRERFHALREQPALRSTFRLCFGDRDLDEHLAAELTLPDGTRIPGYTAATAWLDEHAPGLLPHTGSQVHGDIYPTNMLRRAGGGPVFIDPRTVWEQRPRPDIGYGDPVFDLATLLHGLLPMPAILHAARQGKAAALFGDAFDPARPHDVSALRLPLRFSDRLRAMEDRLIGTAPGTEPAHLVRCRLYIGAACSLAGWLKYENTLRTPHAWTATYAYTVWYLSQARTVHEQHIAKELA; encoded by the coding sequence ATGAGCGAATTACTCACCGAGTCGGCGCGCCCGGCCACCGCGGCCGAGCTGGCGGACCTGTACGCCGCCCTCGACGGGCGGGGCCTCGTGCCCGACACCGTCGTCCCCTCCGTCGTCGTCGTGGAAGTGCCCGGCCACGACAGCCTGGTACCCCGGCTGACCGAACGGCTAGGGCCGTTCGGGGTCAGGGTCGTCGCCCTGGAGGCCGCCGCGCCGACCGGCCCCGGCGCGGGGCGCGGCCCCGGCCGGGCGGCGCACGGCACCTACTTCCTGGGCGGCGAACTGCACGGGTGGTACCTGGAGCCCCCGGCCCCCGCCGCCCTCACCGGCACCCAAGGCGCCCAAGGCACCGACAGCACCGACAGCACCGACAGCACCGACAGCACCGACCAAGCCGAGCCGATCGCCTCCGCGGTCATCGCCGCCCGGCTGCGCTCCTGGGCCGCGGCCACCCGCCCGGTCCCCACCGTCACCCGCTTCCACCGGCCGGGGTCCGACTCCACCGGGGTCGTCCAGTTCGACGCCGGGGACGGACCCGGCACCGAACTCGTCGCCAAGATCGGCGAAGCCGGGATGATCCGCTCCGAGACGGGCTTCACCTCCCGCACCAACGACAGCCTCGGCGGCATCGGCCGGGACCCCCTCTTCCCCCGGCTGCACGGCGTGCGCATCGAAGGCCACCAGGGCATCAGCATCATGGAGGCCGCCGAGTCCGCCGATCTGGAGCAGCGGCTCTTCAGCGACGAGGCCAGGACGGAACTCGCCCCCGACGCGCCCGGCATCCTCGCCCCTTACCTCGGCCAGCTGGCCCGCTGGTACCGGCTGACCGCCGGCGACCAGCGCCCCACCAGCGCCGACTACCTCTACCGCGAGCGCTTCCACGCCCTGCGGGAGCAGCCGGCCCTGCGCTCCACCTTCCGGCTGTGCTTCGGCGACCGCGACCTCGACGAGCACCTCGCCGCCGAGCTCACCCTGCCCGACGGCACCCGGATCCCCGGCTACACGGCGGCGACCGCGTGGCTCGACGAGCACGCCCCCGGTCTGCTGCCGCACACCGGCAGCCAGGTCCACGGCGACATCTACCCGACCAACATGCTCAGGCGCGCCGGCGGCGGCCCGGTCTTCATCGACCCGCGCACCGTCTGGGAACAGCGCCCGCGCCCCGACATCGGCTACGGCGACCCGGTCTTCGACCTCGCCACCCTGCTGCACGGCCTGCTGCCGATGCCGGCGATCCTGCACGCCGCCCGGCAGGGCAAGGCCGCGGCCCTCTTCGGTGACGCCTTCGACCCCGCCCGGCCGCACGACGTCAGCGCCCTGCGGCTGCCGCTGCGGTTCTCCGACCGCCTGCGGGCGATGGAGGACCGCCTGATCGGGACCGCCCCCGGCACCGAGCCGGCGCACCTCGTGCGCTGCCGCCTCTACATCGGCGCGGCCTGCTCGCTGGCCGGGTGGCTGAAGTACGAGAACACCCTGCGCACCCCGCACGCGTGGACGGCGACCTACGCCTACACCGTCTGGTACCTGTCGCAGGCCCGCACCGTTCACGAGCAGCACATCGCCAAGGAGCTCGCGTGA
- a CDS encoding amidase — protein sequence MDDALRHLDTAGLRRLYAARQLSPVEFTEATLGLIADLDPLLNAFVTVAADRALADAARAEQRLLALGEAAWEGQPLLGVPLSVKDLTATEGIRTTRGSLALRDAVPGRDAPAVARLRRAGAVVLGKTTTSEGGWSAGTVNRVGPPAANPWNPSLSAGGSSGGAAAAVAAGLGVAATGTDGAGSIRIPAAFCGLVGLKPTHGRVPYVPYCPDRLAHLGPLTRTVADAELLVRVMTGPDARDPDSLLPPHDAPPAPDGPLRIAWIEGLRPPAAGVPADPQRAAVERLAAAGHHVEEIPPPFDDAYPALVTLLAAAEAAGTPEADEAWADPARLPVVRHGRTLTAVQLVRAEAERAELTRELLACLARFDVLAMPTVPVRPFAVDAWHPDAPAYDDPLAWLSWAPAAFPFNMAGLPAVSVPAGSGPGGLPVGLQLAAARHHDALVLRVAREVEAANPRRDAHAHPERTGT from the coding sequence ATGGATGACGCCCTCCGCCACCTCGACACCGCGGGCCTGCGTCGCCTGTACGCGGCCCGGCAGCTGTCCCCGGTCGAGTTCACCGAGGCCACCCTGGGCCTGATCGCCGATCTCGACCCCCTCCTGAACGCCTTCGTCACCGTGGCCGCCGACCGGGCCCTGGCCGACGCCGCGCGCGCCGAGCAGCGTCTCCTCGCCCTCGGCGAGGCCGCCTGGGAAGGGCAGCCGCTCCTGGGCGTACCGCTGAGCGTGAAGGACCTGACCGCGACCGAAGGCATCCGCACCACGCGCGGTTCCCTGGCACTGCGCGACGCGGTGCCCGGCCGGGACGCGCCCGCCGTCGCCCGGCTGCGCCGCGCCGGGGCGGTCGTCCTGGGCAAGACCACCACCTCGGAAGGAGGCTGGAGCGCCGGCACCGTCAACCGCGTCGGTCCGCCCGCCGCCAACCCGTGGAACCCCTCGCTCAGCGCCGGGGGATCCAGCGGCGGCGCGGCCGCCGCCGTCGCCGCGGGCCTGGGCGTCGCGGCCACCGGCACCGACGGCGCCGGATCGATCCGCATCCCCGCGGCCTTCTGCGGCCTCGTCGGCCTCAAACCCACCCACGGCCGCGTCCCGTACGTGCCCTACTGCCCGGACCGGCTGGCGCACCTCGGCCCGCTCACCCGCACGGTCGCCGACGCCGAACTGCTCGTCCGCGTGATGACCGGGCCGGACGCGCGCGACCCCGACTCCCTCCTCCCGCCGCACGACGCGCCGCCCGCCCCGGACGGACCGCTGCGCATCGCCTGGATCGAAGGGCTCCGGCCCCCGGCCGCGGGCGTCCCGGCGGACCCCCAGCGGGCGGCGGTCGAACGGCTCGCCGCCGCCGGGCACCACGTGGAGGAGATACCGCCGCCGTTCGACGACGCCTACCCGGCGCTGGTCACCCTGCTCGCCGCCGCCGAGGCGGCCGGCACCCCCGAGGCGGACGAGGCCTGGGCCGACCCCGCCCGCCTGCCGGTGGTCCGGCACGGCAGGACGCTGACCGCGGTCCAGCTCGTCCGCGCGGAGGCGGAGCGCGCCGAGCTGACCCGCGAACTGCTGGCCTGCCTGGCACGGTTCGACGTACTGGCCATGCCCACCGTGCCGGTACGGCCGTTCGCCGTGGACGCCTGGCACCCCGACGCGCCCGCCTACGACGACCCGCTGGCGTGGCTGTCCTGGGCGCCCGCCGCCTTCCCCTTCAACATGGCGGGCCTGCCGGCCGTCTCCGTACCGGCCGGCTCCGGCCCCGGCGGACTGCCCGTGGGCCTCCAGCTCGCCGCCGCCCGTCACCACGACGCGCTCGTCCTGCGCGTCGCACGGGAGGTCGAGGCCGCGAACCCCCGGCGCGACGCCCACGCACACCCTGAAAGGACCGGCACCTGA
- a CDS encoding glutamine synthetase family protein: MTDTPHPAAPRDYAHMSTGSRDFIARHGLWDDRHEEAAAELEAALESLDFVRLVFADPHGLARSKTLTAEAFRTVLRNGMDHSPGPFVFDTGHATAVDFTVAGGGIGVDELLGAGDFVLVPDPLTFRRLPYTGPRTGWVIGDEYLRSGAPHPLSGRAVLRRLCAGLRDRGQDYVVGLEVEWYLTRLTGEHFSGRPGGFGVQGHPPAVEPVNGGYQFNLDGLVDALEPVLAPLTRSLTGLGLPLRSVEHESGPGQLEFTFAPQSALDAADSMLLFRTATKQICARLGHHASFMALPGIPGFDASGWHLHQSLARAGTGENLFTSPDGADVLSETGRRFLAGLLDHAADAALLCVPTVNGYRRMNGCFSLAPSRRAWSVESRGAFLRVLGAHGDPATHIENRMGEPCANPYLYLAGQLAAGLDGVGRALAPGEPAADPYDSALPALPSSLREARDALAASDFYRGVLGAPLVDCLLRLKTSELRRYTAWQAGTAQGDEAHVSEWEHREYFATY, encoded by the coding sequence GTGACCGACACCCCCCACCCGGCGGCCCCTCGCGACTACGCGCACATGAGCACCGGAAGCCGGGACTTCATCGCGCGCCACGGCCTCTGGGACGACCGGCACGAGGAAGCGGCCGCCGAACTGGAGGCGGCCCTGGAATCCCTGGACTTCGTACGGCTCGTGTTCGCGGACCCGCACGGCCTGGCGCGCTCCAAGACGCTGACCGCCGAAGCCTTCCGCACCGTCCTGCGCAACGGCATGGACCACAGCCCCGGCCCCTTCGTCTTCGACACCGGGCACGCCACCGCCGTCGACTTCACCGTCGCCGGCGGCGGCATCGGCGTCGACGAGCTGCTGGGCGCGGGCGACTTCGTCCTGGTGCCCGACCCGCTGACCTTCCGGCGGCTGCCGTACACCGGCCCGCGCACCGGCTGGGTGATCGGCGACGAGTACCTGCGCTCCGGCGCCCCGCACCCGCTCTCCGGCCGCGCCGTGCTGCGCCGGCTCTGCGCCGGACTGCGCGACCGGGGCCAGGACTACGTCGTCGGGCTGGAGGTCGAGTGGTACCTCACGCGGCTCACCGGCGAGCACTTCTCCGGCCGCCCGGGCGGGTTCGGCGTCCAGGGCCACCCGCCCGCCGTCGAACCCGTGAACGGCGGCTACCAGTTCAACCTGGACGGCCTCGTCGACGCCCTGGAACCGGTCCTCGCGCCGCTCACCCGGTCCCTGACCGGCCTGGGCCTGCCGCTGCGATCCGTCGAGCACGAATCCGGGCCCGGCCAGCTGGAGTTCACCTTCGCCCCGCAGAGCGCGCTGGACGCGGCGGACTCCATGCTGCTGTTCCGCACCGCGACCAAGCAGATCTGCGCCCGGCTGGGCCACCACGCCTCGTTCATGGCGCTCCCCGGCATCCCCGGCTTCGACGCCAGCGGCTGGCACCTGCACCAGTCCCTGGCACGCGCCGGCACCGGCGAGAACCTGTTCACCTCACCCGACGGAGCCGACGTCCTTTCGGAGACCGGCCGGCGCTTCCTGGCCGGACTGCTCGACCACGCGGCCGACGCGGCCCTGCTGTGCGTACCGACCGTCAACGGCTACCGCCGGATGAACGGCTGCTTCTCACTGGCGCCCAGCCGCCGCGCCTGGTCCGTCGAGAGCCGGGGCGCGTTCCTGCGGGTGCTCGGCGCCCACGGCGATCCGGCGACGCACATCGAGAACCGCATGGGCGAACCCTGCGCCAACCCCTATCTGTACCTGGCGGGTCAACTCGCCGCGGGACTGGACGGAGTGGGGCGCGCGCTCGCCCCGGGAGAGCCGGCCGCCGACCCGTACGACAGCGCGCTGCCCGCACTGCCGAGCAGCCTCCGCGAGGCCCGCGACGCCCTCGCCGCCAGCGACTTCTACCGGGGAGTGCTCGGCGCGCCCCTGGTGGACTGTCTGCTCCGGCTGAAGACCAGCGAGCTGCGGCGGTACACGGCGTGGCAGGCTGGCACCGCGCAGGGAGACGAGGCACACGTATCGGAATGGGAGCACCGTGAGTACTTTGCGACGTACTGA
- a CDS encoding GNAT family N-acetyltransferase, whose amino-acid sequence MRRTETETYRTRVVRTVEDLAPETGELAAAAGASEFYYGHEFLRAYEREPIQPVHAVYYIEVLDEDDRVIALTPCYVQGDPLRALDMAPDEKALLSHVWHCSDTQLASTRTDPRVAGAIVTRMREIAADAGLERCGFINVATGSPTALALEGAGLTGIDLDTRYTVDLAALGSWEGYLSSLRYNARREYARQLRRADDCGVKITERVPDGDEDPESLQIFEVLMANVGSAGYYSKERIAAFLRYTRKGARILEVTMDGEVIAKAVVFLEPRKIHAWAGGYDRNADVASGRPFSSYYVLMSAIIKLGLRAGVPTLEGGRRNGDFKVRYGMRPQPLQAFMTVSSAGS is encoded by the coding sequence TTGCGACGTACTGAGACCGAGACCTATCGCACGCGCGTCGTCCGCACCGTCGAGGACCTCGCCCCTGAGACCGGCGAACTCGCCGCCGCCGCGGGCGCCTCCGAGTTCTACTACGGCCACGAGTTCCTGCGCGCCTACGAGCGGGAGCCCATCCAGCCGGTGCACGCGGTGTACTACATCGAGGTGCTCGACGAGGACGACCGCGTCATCGCCCTGACGCCCTGCTACGTCCAGGGCGACCCGCTGCGCGCCCTGGACATGGCCCCCGACGAGAAGGCGCTGCTCAGCCACGTCTGGCATTGCAGCGACACCCAACTGGCCAGTACCCGCACCGATCCGCGGGTCGCCGGCGCGATCGTCACCCGCATGCGGGAGATCGCCGCCGACGCGGGCCTGGAGCGCTGCGGCTTCATCAACGTCGCCACCGGCTCGCCCACCGCGCTCGCGCTGGAGGGAGCCGGTCTGACCGGCATCGACCTGGACACGCGCTACACCGTCGACCTGGCCGCCCTGGGCAGCTGGGAGGGCTACCTCTCCTCGCTGCGCTACAACGCCCGCCGCGAGTACGCCCGTCAGCTGCGCCGCGCCGACGACTGCGGCGTGAAGATCACCGAACGGGTTCCGGACGGGGACGAGGACCCGGAGAGCCTCCAGATCTTCGAGGTGCTGATGGCCAACGTCGGTTCGGCCGGCTACTACAGCAAGGAACGCATCGCCGCCTTCCTGCGCTACACCCGCAAGGGCGCCCGCATCCTCGAGGTGACGATGGACGGCGAGGTCATCGCCAAGGCGGTGGTCTTCCTGGAGCCGAGGAAGATCCACGCCTGGGCGGGCGGTTACGACCGCAACGCCGACGTGGCGAGCGGGCGCCCGTTCAGCTCCTACTACGTGCTGATGTCCGCCATCATCAAGCTCGGCCTGCGGGCCGGCGTGCCCACCCTGGAAGGCGGCCGGCGCAACGGCGACTTCAAGGTCCGCTACGGGATGCGGCCGCAGCCGCTCCAGGCCTTCATGACGGTGTCCTCCGCCGGTTCCTGA
- a CDS encoding MFS transporter — protein sequence MRIRHVAPPPTAPGPATGSRLRFWGAFYALLFLIAGTNLPTPLYHGLQQRFGFSSLTVTLLFAVYVAVLVPSLLFFGPLSDAVGRRRVLVPAVAVAALGSMVFALATDLTWLFGARLLQGVAVGAASGPLTAALNEAEPSGDRRRAALAATLASAGGLGAGPLLAGVLAQYGPAPYRLPFVVEIVLLVPALVAVALLPVGRPGAAWRPRRPSIPPAMRGTFGTSAAVSFLGFTVVGLFLTLVPAYVTGLSGSDNLALSGGAVALMLCCACGAQLLAYGKSTRVLQITGLALLATGSVLLAAAGAVSSLPLLGAATVLGGIGQGRLYLGSITEVNRAAPPHRSADVLSSFYVVGYFGVAVPVIGCGLLAQRTGLLHAVQLFTAVVAVLCLAALTVLRRRAHHA from the coding sequence ATGAGGATCAGGCACGTCGCGCCTCCGCCCACGGCACCGGGTCCGGCTACCGGGAGCCGGCTGAGGTTCTGGGGCGCCTTCTACGCCCTGCTGTTCCTCATCGCGGGCACCAATCTCCCCACACCCCTCTACCACGGTCTCCAGCAGCGGTTCGGCTTCTCCTCGCTGACGGTGACGCTCCTCTTCGCCGTCTACGTGGCCGTCCTCGTCCCGTCCCTGCTGTTCTTCGGGCCGCTCTCCGACGCCGTCGGACGACGCCGGGTCCTGGTGCCCGCCGTGGCCGTCGCCGCCCTGGGCTCCATGGTCTTCGCGCTGGCCACCGACCTCACCTGGCTCTTCGGCGCCCGCCTGCTCCAGGGCGTCGCCGTCGGGGCCGCCTCCGGCCCCCTCACCGCGGCCCTGAACGAGGCGGAGCCCTCCGGTGACCGCCGGCGCGCCGCACTCGCCGCCACCCTCGCGTCCGCGGGCGGCCTGGGCGCGGGCCCGCTGCTCGCCGGGGTCCTGGCGCAGTACGGGCCGGCGCCGTACCGGCTGCCGTTCGTCGTCGAGATCGTCCTGCTGGTCCCGGCGCTCGTCGCCGTGGCCCTCCTGCCGGTCGGCCGCCCCGGCGCCGCGTGGCGACCGCGCCGCCCGTCGATCCCGCCGGCCATGCGCGGGACCTTCGGCACCAGCGCGGCGGTCAGCTTCCTGGGCTTCACCGTCGTCGGCCTGTTCCTCACCCTGGTGCCCGCCTACGTCACCGGACTGTCCGGCAGCGACAACCTCGCCCTCTCCGGCGGCGCCGTCGCCCTGATGCTGTGCTGCGCGTGCGGCGCCCAGCTCCTCGCCTACGGCAAGAGCACGCGCGTCCTCCAGATCACCGGACTGGCGCTGCTCGCCACGGGCTCCGTGCTGCTCGCCGCGGCCGGCGCCGTCTCCTCGCTGCCGCTGCTCGGCGCCGCCACCGTGCTGGGCGGGATCGGCCAGGGCAGGCTGTACCTCGGCAGCATCACGGAGGTGAACCGCGCCGCGCCGCCGCACCGTTCCGCCGACGTCCTCTCCAGCTTCTACGTCGTCGGCTATTTCGGCGTCGCCGTCCCGGTCATCGGCTGCGGTCTCCTGGCCCAGCGGACCGGCCTCCTGCACGCCGTCCAGCTGTTCACCGCGGTCGTCGCCGTCCTCTGCCTGGCCGCGCTGACCGTGCTCCGCCGCCGCGCGCACCACGCGTGA
- a CDS encoding thiolase family protein, with translation MERAEHRPAPPPLPDERRPVVVAARRTAVGRAGGALAPVGLSGLLATVIRGVLADARADPERVDDVVVGNAAGGGGNPARLAALEAGLPVGVPGVTVDRQCGSGLEAIVLACRLVASGAGELYLAGGGESVSTAPWRVRPPTRPGALPEFYARARFAPDSVGDPDMGVAAENVAAAFGVTRRRQDEFALRSHRRAVAARREGRFSGEIVPVVTAAGAVAEDECPRPGTSLAALSALPAAFAPEGTVTAGNSCPLNDGASMAVVTSVATARRLGHVRGLGFVDAAAAGVDPNLLGIGPVAATRRLQARDPGLDPGAVDRVEFNEAFASQVLASLDALGIDPEGVNRDGGALALGHPYGASGAILVTRLFSQLVRDPGPGLPASGARGLAMLGIAGGLGITALFESWAW, from the coding sequence GTGGAACGGGCTGAGCACCGGCCCGCTCCTCCCCCGCTGCCCGACGAGCGGCGGCCCGTGGTCGTCGCCGCCCGCCGTACCGCCGTCGGGCGGGCGGGCGGCGCGCTGGCCCCGGTCGGGCTCTCCGGGCTCCTGGCCACCGTGATCCGGGGTGTCCTGGCGGACGCGCGCGCCGACCCGGAGCGGGTGGACGACGTCGTGGTCGGCAACGCGGCCGGTGGCGGCGGCAATCCGGCCCGGCTGGCCGCGCTGGAGGCCGGTCTGCCGGTCGGCGTGCCGGGGGTGACCGTGGACCGGCAGTGCGGTTCGGGTCTGGAGGCGATCGTCCTGGCCTGCCGGCTGGTCGCGTCGGGGGCGGGCGAGCTGTATCTGGCGGGCGGGGGCGAGAGCGTCAGCACCGCGCCCTGGCGGGTGCGCCCGCCCACGCGCCCCGGCGCGCTGCCGGAGTTCTACGCCCGCGCCCGCTTCGCACCGGATTCCGTCGGCGACCCCGACATGGGTGTCGCCGCGGAGAACGTGGCCGCCGCGTTCGGCGTCACCCGGCGGCGGCAGGACGAGTTCGCGCTGCGCAGTCACCGCCGCGCGGTGGCCGCGCGGCGGGAGGGCCGGTTCTCCGGGGAGATCGTTCCGGTGGTCACGGCGGCCGGTGCGGTCGCCGAGGACGAGTGCCCGCGCCCGGGCACGTCGTTGGCCGCGCTGTCGGCGCTCCCCGCGGCCTTCGCGCCGGAGGGCACGGTCACCGCGGGGAACTCCTGCCCCCTCAACGACGGCGCGTCGATGGCCGTCGTCACCAGCGTGGCCACCGCCCGGCGGCTCGGCCACGTCCGGGGCCTGGGGTTCGTCGACGCGGCCGCCGCGGGCGTGGACCCGAACCTGCTCGGGATCGGCCCGGTCGCCGCCACCCGCAGGCTCCAGGCCCGCGACCCGGGCCTGGATCCGGGCGCGGTGGACCGCGTCGAGTTCAACGAGGCGTTCGCCTCACAGGTCCTGGCGTCGCTCGACGCGCTGGGGATCGATCCGGAGGGGGTCAACCGGGACGGGGGCGCGCTCGCGCTCGGGCATCCGTACGGTGCCTCCGGGGCGATCCTGGTGACGCGGCTGTTCTCCCAGCTGGTCCGGGACCCCGGTCCCGGGCTGCCGGCTTCGGGGGCGCGCGGACTGGCCATGCTGGGGATCGCGGGCGGGCTGGGGATCACGGCGCTGTTCGAGTCCTGGGCGTGGTGA